A stretch of Primulina tabacum isolate GXHZ01 chromosome 13, ASM2559414v2, whole genome shotgun sequence DNA encodes these proteins:
- the LOC142522027 gene encoding uncharacterized protein LOC142522027, with translation MEAIKTNNAAAFTYLSNIPKEKWSLAHDGGWRRGIMTTNMSECINGVLKGARRLPITAIVEMSFQRCVNYFIQRRARSDKMLEKNQPWTDYAYSKFDMWSKKSIEHRVVRFDQRDKTASVATGGRPGRQHHVQAVNISTRDCTCGKFTILGIPCSHVICAAKWFGLNPAQLVQPWFTLSEYVNTYDGRFYPIHDEQYWDEPIFQLRHNGVRRQRRQAGRDRTTRIRNEMDQPSTRERQRGR, from the exons ATGGAGgcaattaaaacaaataatGCAGCAGCTTTCACGTATTTGTCAAACATTCCAAAAGAAAAATGGTCATTGGCTCATGATGGTGGATGGCGCCGAGGGATAATGACGACGAACATGTCTGAGTGTATTAATGGTGTATTGAAAGGGGCGCGACGTCTTCCAATAACTGCGATAGTCGAGATGAGCTTTCAGCGTTGCGTGAATTATTTCATTCAACGGCGAGCTCGAAGTGATAAGATGCTGGAAAAAAATCAACCATGGACCGACTATGCATACTCTAAATTTGATATGTGGTCAAAAAAGTCAATTGAACATCGAGTTGTAAGATTTGACCAAAGGGATAAAACAGCATCCGTCGCGACAGGAGGAAGACCAGGTCGTCAACATCACGTACAAGCTGTGAACATTTCTACGCGTGATTGCACCTGTGGTAAATTCACAATACTTGGAATACCTTGTTCACATGTTATATGTGCAGCGAAATGGTTTGGTTTGAATCCCGCACAGCTTGTACAACCATGGTTTACATTGAGCGAATACGTGAACACATACGATGGAAGATTCTACCCTATTCATGATGAACAATATTGGGATGAACCTATATTCCAATTACGACACAATGGTGTTCGTCGACAACGGAGGCAGGCTGGTAGAGATCGAACGACACGCATAAGAAACGAGATGGACCAGCCATCAACGAGGGAGAGACAACGTGGGAG GTAG
- the LOC142523383 gene encoding uncharacterized protein LOC142523383: MDTVRDLLYVGGYVIIEDGRVGYSIPATRPIKISRSITFSQLVNFVHRKLDIDPSKFCIKLSTKYCYSSLARYNEEHVYITDDDSLQFMFELPTLDCMYLYVDSSPVLQNVSDYDFDAVMPVITQGLGTVGLNEAGPSMYHIDEQSGHTYSGIDTGPWDHHITADTEEDYAWGMNTTREWDFTSRGWDHHITGPSGVDVAWGSSRTGQLDANIPAPITEHMPEQDDLFGDSSHHVMNSDDDLYDTSSDGEYDHHVDNANEGTSARVLMSGAIMTENIPIAPEQHLREIPQFFNEVYHEQIPDSFGIPSASRTNFYNPERPELGVKMVFNSKGELIASVKDFSVRVLRREYIVVESSPTIWKVKCKNWSEGGNCGWGLRASFKKSLVYFMITKYGGDHTCMCTQVGIDHHNLDVNMIANTLLGIVRCDPAYEIKYVRESIKEKYGYDISYAKA, encoded by the coding sequence ATGGATACTGTGAGAGACTTACTGTATGTAGGTGGCTATGTCATTATTGAAGATGGTAGAGTTGGATATAGTATCCCCGCGACAAGGCCCATTAAAATCTCTCGGTCTATTACATTTTCTCAATTGGTGAATTTTGTGCATCGGAAGCTGGATATCGACCCATCAAAATTCTGCATCAAGTTGTCAACGAAATATTGTTATAGCTCGTTGGCTCGTTACAATGAAGAGCATGTCTATATCACAGATGATGATAGTCTACAATTTATGTTTGAGTTGCCGACACTGGATTGCATGTACTTGTATGTTGATTCATCGCCAGTGTTACAGAACGTAAGTGATTACGATTTTGATGCAGTCATGCCAGTAATAACGCAAGGTTTGGGAACAGTAGGTTTGAATGAAGCGGGACCTTCTATGTATCACATCGATGAGCAGTCAGGGCATACATACTCTGGGATCGACACTGGTCCTTGGGATCACCATATCACGGCTGACACTGAAGAAGACTATGCATGGGGGATGAATACAACACGAGAATGGGATTTTACTTCAAGAGGTTGGGATCATCATATCACGGGTCCATCAGGAGTTGATGTCGCATGGGGTTCTAGTAGAACAGGTCAATTGGATGCAAATATTCCCGCCCCAATTACAGAACACATGCCTGAGCAAGATGATTTATTCGGGGACAGTTCGCATCATGTCATGAATAGCGATGATGATTTGTATGATACATCAAGTGACGGAGAATATGATCATCATGTTGACAATGCAAATGAAGGGACATCGGCGCGTGTGTTAATGTCTGGAGCAATAATGACAGAGAACATTCCTATTGCACCGGAGCAACATTTACGTGAAATTCCTCAATTTTTCAATGAAGTCTATCATGAACAAATTCCAGATTCATTTGGTATTCCTTCTGCATCACGAACAAACTTTTACAATCCTGAAAGGCCAGAGCTCGGTGTAAAAATGGTTTTTAATAGCAAAGGTGAGTTAATAGCTTCTGTGAAGGATTTTTCTGTTCGGGTTTTGAGACGTGAATATATCGTTGTCGAAAGTTCTCCGACAATTTGGAAGGTCAAATGCAAGAACTGGTCCGAAGGTGGCAATTGTGGGTGGGGACTTCGAGCATCGTTCAAAAAAAGTTTAGTCTACTTcatgatcacaaaatatggtGGTGATCACACATGCATGTGTACCCAAGTCGGTATAGATCACCACAACCTTGACGTAAACATGATAGCCAATACACTTTTGGGAATCGTACGTTGTGATCCTGCATACGAAATCAAATATGTGCGAGAAagtattaaagaaaaatatggtTATGATATATCGTATGCTAAGGCATGA